The proteins below are encoded in one region of Pseudoduganella armeniaca:
- a CDS encoding FUSC family protein, with product MHYALNPRTFFYSHYFHLGLRFGAGLIGIIWLTLAVADMATAMSVGIGALCTALMDLPSPLRHKFNEMLASVLLCSFVTLLVSLCAPYFPLLIVVLVLLSFFASMMVVYGKKSMPLQLATLFIMTMSMEHHLTPWQALVHVGLFTLGGLAYLAYAMGVSYLLRHRIKQQVLAEALFELAAYIDIKADFYDTRYNLTEQFNKLVRHQALLADRQQASRDLILRAHQNRKDAIVVQVHVCMLDLYELILSTHTDYAQLRVHLVDSPALKSLHDLAFKAARDIESVGYAVNRKRASYAAISYAPELEAIEAELARLQGEIDAGKPQQEALAVLRAQRNKVRAIINMIGELHVASQKAYDSTPFWIDADMQPFLSQQKYELQVILSHFRMDSPIFRFSLRVAMAIAVGLAIGTLLPYAAHSYWIILTIVIILRPSFSMTKQRRGDRIIGTVIGCVITAIVLKWFDYPAVILTVLIVATVATPTFVYLRYRYTAIAVSIMILLQMHMAAGGGHNVITERLIDTFIGAAIATVFSFVLASWEYQTLPKLIQQVLAANLRYMEASFDLLQGKCRNDFPYRIQRKGLMDSLAGLSAALVRMLDEPASKQRAVEDINLFIVQNYLLVAHVAALRAILRRHVKDIPAREVNAMLETSHAQVSRTLTAALARHGVKVALPATATAAPAEVPQAGSVAWPGWPVVQRRIRLLQADAEKIIVHSEAIERNVVQA from the coding sequence CCCATTGCGCCACAAGTTCAACGAGATGCTGGCGTCGGTGCTGTTGTGCAGTTTTGTCACCCTGCTGGTCAGCCTGTGCGCGCCCTACTTCCCGCTGCTGATCGTGGTGCTGGTGCTGCTCAGTTTTTTTGCCAGCATGATGGTCGTCTACGGCAAGAAGTCGATGCCGCTGCAGCTGGCGACATTGTTCATCATGACAATGTCGATGGAACATCACCTGACGCCCTGGCAGGCGCTGGTGCACGTGGGCCTGTTCACGCTGGGCGGGCTGGCCTACCTGGCCTACGCGATGGGCGTGTCGTACCTGCTGCGCCACCGTATCAAGCAGCAGGTGCTTGCCGAGGCGCTGTTCGAGCTGGCCGCGTATATCGACATCAAGGCCGACTTCTACGACACCCGCTACAACCTGACGGAGCAGTTCAACAAGCTGGTCCGCCACCAGGCATTGCTGGCCGACCGCCAGCAGGCCTCGCGCGACCTGATCCTGCGCGCGCACCAGAACCGCAAGGATGCCATCGTCGTGCAGGTGCACGTCTGCATGCTGGACCTGTATGAGCTGATCCTGTCCACGCATACCGACTACGCGCAGCTGCGCGTGCACCTGGTCGACTCGCCCGCGCTGAAGTCGCTGCACGACCTGGCGTTCAAGGCCGCGCGCGACATCGAATCGGTCGGCTATGCCGTCAACCGCAAGCGTGCGTCGTACGCCGCCATCAGCTATGCGCCGGAGCTGGAAGCCATCGAGGCGGAGCTGGCGCGCCTGCAGGGCGAGATCGACGCCGGCAAGCCGCAGCAGGAAGCGTTGGCCGTGCTGCGGGCCCAACGCAACAAGGTGCGCGCCATCATCAACATGATCGGCGAGCTGCACGTGGCCAGCCAGAAGGCCTACGACAGCACGCCGTTCTGGATCGATGCGGACATGCAGCCGTTCCTGTCGCAGCAGAAGTACGAGCTGCAGGTGATACTGTCGCACTTCCGCATGGACTCGCCGATCTTCCGCTTCTCGTTGCGGGTGGCGATGGCGATTGCCGTTGGCCTGGCGATCGGCACGCTGCTGCCGTACGCGGCGCACAGCTACTGGATCATCCTGACGATCGTGATCATCCTGCGCCCCAGCTTCTCGATGACCAAGCAGCGCCGTGGCGACCGTATCATTGGCACCGTGATCGGCTGCGTGATCACGGCCATCGTCCTGAAATGGTTCGATTATCCGGCCGTGATCCTGACGGTGCTGATCGTCGCCACGGTCGCCACGCCGACGTTCGTCTACCTGCGCTACCGCTACACGGCGATCGCCGTGTCGATCATGATCCTGCTGCAGATGCACATGGCGGCGGGCGGCGGCCACAACGTCATCACGGAACGGCTGATCGACACTTTCATCGGCGCGGCCATCGCCACCGTGTTCAGCTTCGTGCTGGCCAGCTGGGAGTACCAGACCTTGCCGAAGCTGATCCAGCAAGTACTGGCGGCCAACCTGCGCTACATGGAGGCCAGCTTCGATCTGCTGCAGGGCAAATGCCGCAACGATTTCCCCTACCGCATCCAGCGCAAGGGCCTGATGGACAGCCTGGCTGGCCTGTCGGCCGCGCTGGTGCGCATGCTGGACGAACCGGCCAGCAAGCAGCGCGCCGTGGAAGACATTAACCTGTTCATCGTACAGAACTACCTGCTGGTGGCGCACGTGGCGGCGCTGCGGGCGATCCTGCGCCGCCACGTGAAGGACATCCCGGCGCGCGAGGTCAACGCGATGCTGGAGACCAGCCATGCCCAGGTCAGCCGCACGCTGACGGCGGCGCTGGCGCGGCACGGCGTCAAGGTCGCGCTGCCCGCGACGGCAACCGCCGCGCCGGCGGAAGTGCCGCAGGCAGGTTCCGTGGCATGGCCAGGCTGGCCCGTCGTGCAGCGCCGCATCCGCCTGCTGCAGGCCGATGCCGAGAAAATCATCGTGCACAGCGAGGCGATCGAACGCAACGTGGTGCAGGCGTAG